The following are encoded in a window of Bacillus xiapuensis genomic DNA:
- a CDS encoding TrkH family potassium uptake protein, with translation MKSIKISPSSLLVAVYGTCILFGTVLLKLPIATNSPISWIDALFTSASAMTVTGLGVVDTGSHFTRAGQIVIMGLIQVGGLGIMSFGMLLFIMLGKKIGLKKRLVMQQALNQVHVGGVIRLVKYLFIFSLTIEAIFAAVLAAKWVPEMGWRQGMFYSFFHAVSAFNNAGFTLWPDGLSRYVGSPAVNIAITSLIILGGIGFTVIIDVWQKRKWRLFSLHTKVMLSATVIVNVIAFQLFYLFESLNAKTIGAMPISDQLWASYFQAISVRTAGFNSIDISGIDSSTAFFLMILMFIGAGSGSTAGGIKLTTFVILIISMLTYVQGKKAVHLFERTIRTDHLLRVLSITTVSSLVVVTGVLVLNITEELPFLPLMFEVVSAFGTVGLSMGITSSLSVIGKLVIVAIMITGKVGPLSFVYMLARKQDSKYQYPAEDILTG, from the coding sequence ATGAAAAGTATAAAAATATCACCATCATCATTGCTTGTGGCCGTCTACGGTACATGTATTTTATTCGGAACGGTTTTGCTGAAGCTGCCGATTGCCACAAATTCACCAATTAGCTGGATCGACGCTTTGTTTACCTCTGCTTCTGCGATGACCGTAACAGGATTGGGCGTGGTGGATACGGGCAGCCATTTTACGAGGGCAGGGCAAATCGTTATCATGGGGTTAATTCAAGTTGGCGGGCTGGGCATTATGTCCTTTGGCATGCTGCTGTTCATCATGCTCGGAAAGAAGATCGGACTGAAAAAGCGTCTCGTCATGCAGCAGGCGCTTAATCAGGTTCATGTCGGCGGAGTTATTCGCCTCGTGAAATATCTATTTATTTTTTCCTTAACCATTGAAGCGATATTTGCCGCCGTACTTGCAGCAAAATGGGTGCCGGAAATGGGATGGCGTCAGGGGATGTTCTATTCGTTTTTTCATGCGGTATCGGCCTTTAACAATGCCGGCTTTACATTGTGGCCGGATGGCTTGTCCAGATATGTCGGCAGCCCGGCCGTGAATATTGCGATCACTTCTTTGATCATATTAGGCGGTATCGGCTTTACGGTGATAATCGATGTGTGGCAAAAAAGAAAATGGCGGCTGTTTTCTCTTCATACAAAAGTGATGCTGTCGGCGACTGTTATCGTAAACGTAATCGCTTTTCAATTGTTTTATTTATTTGAATCACTCAATGCCAAAACGATTGGAGCCATGCCGATTTCTGATCAGCTCTGGGCTTCCTATTTTCAAGCAATTTCAGTGAGAACAGCTGGTTTTAATTCTATTGATATCAGCGGCATTGACAGCTCGACCGCTTTCTTTCTGATGATTCTGATGTTTATCGGAGCAGGAAGCGGCTCTACAGCAGGCGGGATTAAATTAACGACTTTTGTGATATTAATTATCAGTATGCTTACTTATGTGCAAGGGAAGAAAGCCGTTCATCTATTTGAGCGCACTATCCGAACAGATCATTTGCTAAGGGTTCTATCGATTACAACGGTTAGTTCCTTAGTGGTCGTCACGGGAGTGCTCGTTTTAAATATTACGGAAGAGCTGCCATTTTTGCCTTTAATGTTTGAGGTCGTTTCCGCATTTGGCACGGTCGGCTTATCGATGGGGATCACATCATCTCTTTCAGTCATCGGAAAATTAGTAATTGTCGCCATTATGATTACCGGAAAAGTAGGTCCGCTTTCTTTCGTATATATGCTTGCGCGCAAACAAGACAGCAAATACCAATACCCGGCGGAAGATATATTAACTGGCTGA
- a CDS encoding SDR family oxidoreductase — translation MNIKTALITGGSRGIGKKTAIALAENGYNIIINYRSSEKEADDLAKELTIRYNVQTLTVQGDISIKEDCENLIRQSVSRFGGIDIVIHNAGPYIKKRKKMDEYSWNEWLYIMNGNLNSVFYLTKLVLPYMRQQGWGRIITFGFDRVETAPAWIYRSSFAAAKTGLASLTRTIAIEEAENGITANMVCPGDIVGAWKEAGIAEAMHSSSSPAPVGRNGTGEDVARVVSFLVSDLSGFITGSIIPVTGAQDVLGKIFHAKKQTGQE, via the coding sequence ATGAATATAAAGACAGCGCTCATAACAGGCGGATCTAGAGGAATTGGCAAAAAAACAGCCATCGCTTTAGCAGAGAACGGATACAACATCATTATTAATTACCGTTCGAGCGAGAAAGAAGCAGACGATTTAGCGAAAGAGCTGACTATTCGGTATAATGTGCAGACGCTTACGGTTCAGGGAGATATTTCGATAAAAGAAGATTGTGAGAACCTCATTCGCCAATCTGTCAGCCGGTTTGGCGGCATAGATATCGTCATACATAATGCGGGTCCTTATATTAAAAAAAGAAAAAAAATGGATGAGTACTCATGGAATGAGTGGCTATATATTATGAACGGAAATCTAAACAGCGTATTCTATTTAACGAAGCTCGTCCTTCCTTACATGCGCCAACAGGGCTGGGGGCGAATCATAACTTTTGGATTTGACCGAGTGGAGACTGCGCCTGCATGGATTTATCGTTCTTCTTTTGCAGCAGCTAAAACGGGGCTGGCTTCTTTAACGAGAACTATAGCGATCGAAGAAGCGGAAAACGGGATCACCGCCAATATGGTCTGCCCTGGAGATATTGTAGGTGCTTGGAAAGAAGCGGGGATTGCGGAAGCCATGCACAGCTCTTCTTCACCGGCCCCCGTAGGCCGTAACGGAACAGGGGAGGATGTAGCGAGAGTAGTCTCCTTTTTAGTCTCGGATTTATCAGGCTTTATCACAGGCAGCATCATCCCAGTCACAGGCGCTCAGGATGTGCTGGGGAAAATATTTCATGCTAAGAAGCAGACTGGGCAGGAATAA
- a CDS encoding CAP domain-containing protein, with protein MNKKVIVSLAASFTLLAAPFVNETEAQEVTPKVKYKVNCPASAYKGHTHFSHKNFNWDKFIKQNPYGQWKKQALEAKPVAEAKPVPEAKPVPEAKPVPETKPVPEAKPAPEAKPVPEAKPVPEAKPVPEAKPVPEAKPVPEAKPAPEAKPAEEQQQSALNAYEKQVVELTNKERAKQGLPALQIDTELSKVARMKSEDMRANNYFSHTSPTYGSPFDMMKKFGVDYRAAGENIAKGQRTPEEVVNAWMNSSGHRANILSKEFTHIGVGYVEEGSVWTQQFIKK; from the coding sequence ATGAACAAAAAAGTAATCGTATCGTTAGCTGCATCATTCACTCTTTTGGCAGCGCCATTTGTAAATGAAACAGAAGCGCAGGAGGTAACTCCAAAAGTTAAATACAAAGTAAACTGCCCCGCTTCTGCCTATAAAGGGCACACCCATTTCTCCCATAAAAATTTCAATTGGGATAAATTCATAAAGCAAAACCCATACGGTCAGTGGAAAAAACAAGCTTTAGAAGCAAAACCAGTAGCCGAAGCAAAACCAGTACCGGAAGCAAAACCAGTACCGGAAGCAAAACCAGTACCGGAGACAAAACCAGTACCGGAAGCAAAGCCAGCACCGGAGGCAAAGCCAGTACCGGAAGCAAAGCCAGTACCGGAGGCAAAGCCAGTACCGGAAGCAAAGCCAGTACCGGAGGCAAAGCCAGTACCTGAAGCAAAACCAGCACCTGAAGCAAAGCCAGCTGAAGAGCAGCAACAATCCGCATTAAATGCTTATGAGAAGCAAGTGGTTGAATTAACAAATAAGGAGCGGGCTAAACAAGGACTGCCAGCTTTACAGATTGATACTGAATTAAGCAAGGTTGCTAGAATGAAATCAGAAGATATGCGTGCGAACAACTACTTCTCTCATACAAGTCCAACATACGGTTCTCCGTTTGATATGATGAAGAAATTCGGAGTTGATTACCGCGCGGCAGGAGAAAATATCGCTAAAGGCCAGCGCACGCCGGAAGAAGTAGTCAATGCATGGATGAACAGCTCAGGTCACAGAGCGAATATCCTAAGTAAAGAATTTACTCATATCGGCGTTGGCTATGTAGAAGAAGGTTCTGTTTGGACACAGCAATTTATCAAAAAATAA
- a CDS encoding CobW family GTP-binding protein → MKKHVYVISGFLGSGKTTLLKQLLPYLKSENRRPAVLMNELGAVSIDSDEVDDDTPLKELLNGCICCTIQDKLEAQLQELLMTEEFDDLIIETTGAAHPVEAIDAIMSPLFAEKLDWRGIISIVDCLIWKNRMNLSPAVLQLMYEQIKHADLLIMNKTDLVTEMEKGLISYEIQQINQQAPIYLTTKAQVPMEELSKLTMSAKAETRAVQADQHLHLTVYSHTFTGKVKLADFEQWLRDLSGQVYRMKGYIPVTTAKYPLLFQYSYGMPLWMAQEIQMPRNLVIIGENLNKDSMQAELKSLEQ, encoded by the coding sequence ATGAAAAAGCATGTATACGTCATTTCCGGATTTCTAGGAAGCGGAAAAACTACGCTGTTAAAACAGCTGCTGCCCTATTTAAAATCAGAGAACCGGCGTCCAGCCGTTTTAATGAACGAACTGGGAGCGGTCTCTATTGACTCAGATGAAGTGGATGATGACACGCCGTTAAAAGAATTGTTAAACGGCTGTATTTGCTGTACGATTCAAGACAAACTGGAAGCGCAGCTGCAAGAGCTGCTGATGACGGAAGAATTTGATGATTTAATTATTGAAACAACAGGTGCGGCGCACCCGGTGGAGGCTATTGATGCCATTATGTCTCCCCTATTTGCTGAAAAACTCGATTGGAGGGGGATCATTTCAATTGTAGACTGCTTAATTTGGAAAAATCGTATGAATTTATCCCCGGCTGTTTTACAGCTGATGTACGAACAAATTAAACATGCTGATTTATTAATTATGAATAAAACAGATCTGGTCACTGAAATGGAAAAAGGGCTGATCTCCTATGAAATCCAGCAAATCAATCAGCAAGCACCGATCTACTTAACGACAAAAGCCCAAGTGCCGATGGAGGAGCTGTCGAAGCTGACGATGTCAGCGAAAGCGGAGACCAGAGCGGTTCAAGCTGATCAACATTTGCATCTAACTGTATATAGCCATACTTTTACAGGCAAAGTGAAATTGGCTGATTTTGAACAGTGGCTGCGGGATTTAAGTGGACAAGTCTACCGAATGAAAGGTTATATTCCTGTTACCACAGCTAAGTATCCGCTGCTGTTTCAATATTCGTACGGCATGCCTTTATGGATGGCTCAAGAAATTCAAATGCCAAGGAATTTGGTGATCATTGGCGAGAATCTTAATAAAGACAGCATGCAGGCTGAACTGAAGTCATTAGAACAATAG
- a CDS encoding lmo1851 family serine protease, translating into MSILEENQTEQSEDKRTSPYIRIKKFHFVMLVFFLVFASAAITTIALAFGDEKATEVGMAPRSEFDKLYQAYDKLEKNYYKDIDQDKLIEGAINGMLDSLDDPYSDYMNEKEAKKFHENVSSSFEGIGAEIKEEDDAILIVSPIKGSPAEKAGLRPNDRIIGIDGKSVQGMSGSKALMMIRGEKGTKVKLKIQRAGSKEPLEITITRDKIPMETVYAKMDRQKVAHIQITSFSDRTAAELKKAMKDLKAKGMKSLVLDLRQNPGGLLDQAVEITNMFVPEGKVLFQVEDNAGKRQKFTSDSRPKFDLPVAVLVDNGSASASEIFAAAMKESAGIPIIGEKTFGKGTVQTSEDFEDHSNIKFTSAKWLTPKGNWIHKKGVTPNKIVKLPAYSNLTYVNPDQELKLDSLSEEVKNAEKILAALGFNPGKEDGFFDEATKAAVESFQTNAGIEVTGSIKGETALQMMNQLRNKIQQNDTQKQKAIEMLTKQ; encoded by the coding sequence GTGAGCATTTTGGAAGAGAATCAAACGGAACAGTCTGAGGACAAGCGAACGTCTCCCTATATTAGGATAAAGAAATTTCATTTTGTGATGCTTGTATTTTTCCTCGTCTTCGCATCAGCAGCTATTACAACGATTGCTCTTGCTTTCGGAGATGAAAAAGCAACGGAAGTAGGCATGGCGCCACGTTCTGAATTTGATAAATTATATCAAGCTTACGACAAATTAGAGAAAAATTATTATAAAGATATTGATCAAGATAAGCTTATAGAGGGCGCCATTAACGGAATGCTGGATTCATTGGACGATCCTTACTCGGATTATATGAATGAGAAGGAAGCTAAGAAATTTCACGAAAACGTTTCCTCTTCCTTTGAAGGGATAGGGGCCGAAATAAAAGAAGAAGATGACGCCATTCTCATCGTGTCACCGATTAAAGGCTCACCAGCCGAAAAAGCCGGTTTGCGACCGAATGACCGCATTATCGGAATTGATGGAAAGAGCGTTCAAGGAATGAGCGGCTCTAAAGCCTTGATGATGATTCGCGGGGAGAAAGGAACAAAAGTCAAACTGAAAATTCAGCGCGCGGGTTCTAAAGAGCCGCTTGAGATCACGATTACACGCGATAAGATTCCTATGGAAACCGTCTATGCAAAAATGGATAGACAAAAAGTGGCTCATATCCAGATCACCAGCTTTTCCGATCGTACAGCCGCAGAATTGAAGAAGGCGATGAAGGATCTGAAAGCTAAAGGAATGAAATCACTTGTACTTGATTTGCGTCAAAACCCAGGAGGCTTATTAGATCAGGCAGTGGAAATAACGAATATGTTCGTTCCTGAGGGAAAAGTGCTATTTCAAGTGGAAGACAACGCGGGAAAACGGCAAAAATTCACTTCTGACAGCCGTCCAAAGTTTGATCTTCCTGTTGCCGTTCTGGTCGACAATGGAAGTGCCAGCGCCTCAGAAATATTTGCGGCTGCCATGAAAGAATCAGCAGGTATTCCAATCATCGGTGAAAAAACATTCGGTAAAGGCACAGTGCAAACGTCGGAGGATTTTGAAGATCACTCTAATATTAAATTTACGAGCGCCAAGTGGCTGACACCGAAAGGAAATTGGATTCATAAAAAGGGAGTGACTCCAAACAAAATAGTGAAGCTGCCGGCCTATTCCAATTTAACTTATGTAAATCCCGATCAAGAGCTGAAGTTGGACAGCCTCTCTGAAGAGGTGAAAAACGCAGAAAAAATTCTGGCTGCCCTCGGATTTAACCCGGGCAAAGAAGATGGCTTCTTTGATGAAGCAACGAAAGCAGCCGTAGAATCGTTCCAAACAAATGCAGGGATCGAGGTAACCGGAAGCATTAAGGGAGAAACGGCACTGCAAATGATGAATCAGTTAAGAAATAAAATTCAACAAAATGACACTCAAAAGCAGAAAGCTATTGAAATGCTGACGAAACAGTAA
- a CDS encoding M15 family metallopeptidase, whose translation MKKAGILLSAALLLGGCQQADEPKKEEQSAETKKEEAKEKQPSGPQLDAVYFNQVKQVDGKAVIGNPENLIALVNKDYYLPGDYEPADLVRPNVPFSFGNQDIEKSYLRKPAADALEKLFQGAEKEGIHLFAVSGYRSYDRQVQILANQTAQVGKEKALEAVAPPGQSEHQTGLSMDVSAQSVQFDLVQSFEKTEEGQWLAENAHHYGFILRYPKDKEAVTKYMFEPWHFRYVGEKAAKEIYENGWALEEYFQNAEKI comes from the coding sequence ATGAAGAAAGCAGGAATATTGCTTTCAGCCGCATTGCTTCTTGGCGGCTGCCAGCAGGCTGACGAACCGAAAAAGGAGGAGCAGTCCGCTGAAACGAAAAAAGAAGAAGCAAAGGAAAAACAACCTTCAGGCCCTCAGCTTGATGCTGTGTATTTCAATCAAGTAAAGCAGGTGGATGGCAAAGCAGTCATCGGCAATCCTGAGAACCTTATTGCATTAGTCAATAAAGATTATTATTTGCCGGGCGATTATGAGCCGGCTGATTTAGTTAGACCGAATGTTCCTTTTTCTTTCGGCAATCAAGATATTGAAAAGAGCTATTTAAGAAAACCGGCAGCAGACGCTCTTGAAAAATTGTTTCAGGGAGCGGAGAAAGAAGGCATTCATTTGTTTGCTGTTTCTGGCTACCGCTCTTATGACCGCCAAGTGCAAATATTGGCGAATCAAACGGCGCAAGTTGGAAAAGAAAAAGCATTGGAAGCTGTGGCTCCTCCAGGGCAGAGCGAGCATCAAACCGGCTTATCAATGGATGTTTCGGCGCAAAGCGTCCAATTTGATCTAGTTCAATCATTTGAAAAGACGGAAGAAGGCCAATGGCTGGCAGAAAATGCTCATCATTACGGATTCATTTTGCGTTATCCGAAAGATAAAGAAGCGGTAACCAAGTATATGTTTGAGCCTTGGCATTTTCGTTATGTAGGCGAAAAAGCAGCGAAAGAAATCTATGAAAATGGCTGGGCGCTAGAGGAATATTTTCAAAATGCAGAAAAAATCTAG
- the deoD gene encoding purine-nucleoside phosphorylase has protein sequence MSIHIEAKANEIADTVLLPGDPLRAKYIAETFLDNPVCYNRVRNMLGFTGTYKGKKVSVQGTGMGVPSISIYINELMQSYNVQNLIRVGTCGALQKDVKVRDVILAMSASTDSQMNRFIFKGVDYAPTANWDLLKKAFDAGTEKGLQLKVGNVFTADMFYNDYAEHQKWADYGILAIEMETAALYTLAAKYDRKALSILTVSDHIITGEETSAEERQTTFNEMIEVALEAAVLE, from the coding sequence ATGAGCATACATATTGAGGCCAAAGCTAATGAAATTGCCGACACAGTTCTTCTTCCAGGAGATCCTTTGCGGGCGAAATACATTGCGGAAACCTTCTTAGACAATCCGGTTTGCTATAATAGAGTACGCAATATGCTGGGATTTACAGGCACATACAAAGGGAAGAAAGTGTCCGTTCAAGGAACCGGAATGGGTGTGCCGTCCATCTCCATCTACATTAATGAATTAATGCAAAGCTATAATGTGCAAAATCTGATACGTGTAGGAACGTGCGGAGCGCTGCAAAAGGACGTCAAAGTGCGCGACGTAATTCTGGCGATGAGCGCTTCCACCGACTCACAAATGAACCGTTTTATATTCAAGGGAGTCGATTATGCGCCAACAGCGAACTGGGACTTATTAAAGAAAGCATTTGACGCCGGAACTGAAAAAGGCCTGCAGCTGAAAGTGGGCAATGTCTTTACAGCGGATATGTTTTATAATGATTATGCCGAGCATCAGAAATGGGCGGACTATGGCATTTTAGCCATCGAAATGGAGACGGCTGCATTATACACACTGGCTGCGAAATATGATCGAAAAGCACTCTCCATATTAACGGTCAGCGACCATATTATAACGGGTGAAGAAACGTCAGCTGAAGAGCGGCAAACAACCTTTAATGAAATGATTGAAGTCGCTTTGGAAGCGGCGGTTCTAGAATAG
- a CDS encoding sporulation protein, translating to MSFFNKVLASFGIGGAKVDTKLEKSEYTAGEVINGKIEVTGGNIEQRIDSIYLTLYTTYIREADDKKYTDYAAVKKQKINDPFTIGANETKSIPFSIELPEDTPITYGNTRVWVGTGLDIKNAVDPEDKDYIDIRPTKLVSHVLEQVEQLGFRLRKVECEQASLKIGSRYPFVQEFEFVPMRGLFRGRLDELEIIFLSQTEHSAELLMEIDRKARGFRGFLSEAFEMDESHIRLTITDSDLANFQEKLRGAISRHL from the coding sequence ATGTCATTTTTTAACAAAGTGCTGGCGAGTTTTGGAATAGGTGGAGCAAAGGTGGATACTAAATTAGAAAAGTCGGAATATACAGCGGGAGAGGTGATCAACGGAAAGATTGAAGTAACCGGAGGGAATATTGAGCAGCGAATTGATTCGATTTATTTGACGCTGTACACGACTTATATCCGCGAAGCAGATGATAAGAAATACACAGATTATGCAGCGGTAAAAAAACAAAAAATAAACGATCCGTTTACGATTGGGGCCAATGAAACGAAGTCCATTCCGTTTTCTATTGAGCTTCCTGAAGACACGCCGATTACATACGGAAACACACGTGTCTGGGTAGGTACGGGATTGGACATTAAAAATGCAGTTGACCCGGAAGACAAAGATTATATTGATATTCGTCCGACTAAATTGGTCTCCCATGTGTTGGAACAAGTAGAGCAGCTCGGTTTCCGCTTGAGAAAAGTGGAATGCGAACAAGCTTCCCTGAAGATCGGCAGTCGTTATCCATTTGTTCAGGAATTTGAATTTGTGCCGATGAGAGGGTTGTTTCGCGGCCGTCTTGATGAATTAGAAATCATTTTTCTCTCACAAACAGAACATTCAGCGGAGCTGCTGATGGAAATAGACAGGAAGGCGAGAGGCTTTCGCGGCTTTTTATCAGAAGCATTCGAAATGGATGAAAGCCATATAAGACTGACCATCACCGACAGCGATCTTGCGAATTTTCAGGAAAAATTAAGAGGAGCCATCTCCCGCCATCTGTAA
- a CDS encoding YozE family protein, protein MKKSFYHYLLKYREYPPRDGIADFANQAFKDHSFPKDECNYDRLSRYLELNGSYLPSMSIFDEAWAKYEEEEG, encoded by the coding sequence GTGAAAAAATCCTTTTATCATTATTTATTGAAATACCGGGAGTATCCGCCGAGAGATGGGATTGCTGATTTCGCCAACCAGGCCTTTAAAGACCATAGCTTTCCGAAAGACGAATGCAACTATGATCGGTTAAGCCGCTATTTGGAATTGAACGGCTCCTATTTGCCAAGCATGTCGATCTTTGATGAAGCATGGGCTAAATATGAAGAAGAGGAAGGGTGA
- the msrB gene encoding peptide-methionine (R)-S-oxide reductase MsrB: MKRDQAELKKRLNAVQYEVTQKNGTEPPFHNEYWNTFEEGIYVDIVSGKPLFSSKDKFDAGCGWPSFTKPIDDSDIVEKQDLTHNMIRTEVRSRHADSHLGHVFNDGPAPNGLRYCINSAALKFIPKDQLEAAGYGEWSALFEEE, from the coding sequence ATGAAGAGAGATCAGGCTGAACTGAAAAAGCGATTGAATGCCGTGCAATATGAAGTCACGCAAAAGAATGGCACGGAACCGCCTTTTCACAATGAATACTGGAATACATTCGAAGAGGGGATTTATGTCGATATCGTGTCGGGAAAGCCGCTGTTTAGCTCCAAGGATAAATTTGATGCGGGCTGCGGCTGGCCAAGCTTTACGAAGCCTATAGATGACAGTGACATCGTAGAAAAGCAAGATTTAACCCATAATATGATTCGGACGGAAGTGCGCAGCCGGCATGCTGACTCTCATCTTGGCCATGTATTTAATGATGGGCCGGCACCTAATGGTCTCCGTTACTGCATTAATTCGGCGGCACTTAAGTTCATTCCCAAAGATCAATTAGAAGCAGCCGGATACGGAGAATGGAGTGCTCTGTTTGAAGAAGAATAA
- the msrA gene encoding peptide-methionine (S)-S-oxide reductase MsrA codes for MEEHATFAGGCFWCMVKPFDEQPGIKKVVSGYTGGLKENPTYEEVCNGTTGHYEAVQITYDPAVFPYKKLLELYWAQIDPTDAGGQFYDRGSSYRPAIFYHSDEQRQLAEESKQQLDESGRFRKPVAVEILPAQVFYPAEEHHQDYYKKHPNRYQAYHEGSGRAAFIRSHWKED; via the coding sequence ATGGAGGAACACGCGACGTTTGCAGGTGGCTGTTTTTGGTGCATGGTCAAACCATTCGATGAGCAGCCAGGTATTAAGAAAGTGGTGTCAGGCTATACGGGAGGGTTAAAAGAAAACCCTACCTATGAAGAAGTTTGCAACGGTACGACAGGTCATTATGAGGCGGTGCAAATCACCTATGATCCCGCTGTTTTTCCATATAAAAAGCTGCTGGAATTGTATTGGGCACAGATTGACCCGACCGATGCCGGAGGGCAGTTTTACGACAGAGGCTCATCTTATCGCCCGGCTATCTTCTATCATTCGGACGAACAGCGCCAGCTGGCGGAAGAATCCAAACAGCAGCTTGATGAGAGCGGTCGCTTTCGTAAGCCGGTGGCCGTAGAAATTTTGCCGGCCCAAGTATTCTACCCTGCAGAAGAGCATCATCAGGATTATTACAAAAAACACCCTAACCGCTACCAGGCTTATCATGAAGGATCGGGACGGGCCGCCTTTATTCGCAGCCACTGGAAGGAGGATTAA
- a CDS encoding YpmS family protein, protein MKLGWKHAFIGLLAINVLIVAILLAGILSPIKDQPIRQTAPGKENVKFHVQANKEDLNQLINKYMKKGINNNLPVDYNVYLRDQVEMYGHVSVFSERIDYKMTFEPKALKNGNIVLKQKELKVGKINLPVSYVLKAARDNYSLPDWVQILPNDKMIYLSLDKMKLDSGLQARAERFDLKKDDIRFTLMLPAKEQ, encoded by the coding sequence ATGAAATTAGGATGGAAGCACGCTTTTATAGGATTGCTAGCTATCAATGTATTAATTGTGGCGATACTATTAGCAGGAATCCTTTCACCAATTAAGGATCAGCCGATCAGACAGACGGCTCCTGGAAAAGAGAACGTGAAATTTCATGTGCAGGCTAATAAAGAGGATTTAAATCAGTTAATCAACAAGTACATGAAGAAAGGAATAAACAACAACTTGCCCGTTGATTATAATGTTTATTTGCGCGATCAGGTGGAAATGTACGGGCATGTCTCTGTTTTTTCCGAAAGAATAGATTATAAAATGACCTTTGAGCCGAAAGCATTAAAAAACGGAAATATCGTGTTAAAACAAAAAGAGCTAAAAGTCGGCAAAATCAATCTTCCGGTCTCTTATGTCTTGAAAGCAGCAAGAGATAATTATTCGCTTCCGGATTGGGTGCAGATCCTGCCAAATGATAAAATGATTTATTTGTCATTGGACAAAATGAAATTAGACAGCGGGCTGCAAGCGAGGGCAGAACGATTTGATTTGAAGAAAGATGATATTCGGTTTACGCTGATGCTGCCTGCAAAAGAGCAGTAA
- a CDS encoding SGNH/GDSL hydrolase family protein, which produces MKQWLPKDLRVVSIGDSLTEGVGDSTNSGGYVPYLAKDLEKLKEIRQVEFTNYGVKGNRTDQLLERLQERKVKRAIKQADIVIMTIGGNDIMKVFKENFTDLDVKKFNAERKVFERKLEQIIESIRKNNNEAGIVLVGLYNPFMNVLAGVKEVDEILKDWNASGKSTVEKYNQTCFVAVDDIFRDSDENLLYKDYFHPNDRGYERMAKKIFQTMKGDKLAELTNDKIMFVNGR; this is translated from the coding sequence ATGAAACAATGGCTTCCTAAAGACCTTCGTGTAGTTTCCATAGGAGACTCTTTAACTGAAGGAGTGGGAGACAGTACGAACAGCGGCGGGTATGTGCCTTATTTGGCTAAAGACTTGGAGAAGCTGAAAGAAATAAGGCAGGTGGAGTTTACGAATTACGGTGTGAAAGGCAACAGAACAGATCAGCTGCTTGAAAGGCTGCAGGAGAGGAAAGTGAAGCGGGCGATCAAGCAAGCGGATATCGTCATTATGACGATTGGCGGCAATGATATCATGAAAGTATTTAAAGAGAATTTTACCGATTTAGACGTCAAAAAGTTTAATGCAGAAAGAAAAGTGTTTGAGCGAAAGCTGGAACAGATTATAGAATCGATCAGAAAAAACAACAATGAGGCCGGCATCGTGCTGGTTGGACTTTACAATCCGTTTATGAATGTCCTGGCAGGGGTGAAGGAAGTAGATGAAATTTTAAAGGATTGGAACGCCTCCGGAAAGAGCACGGTGGAGAAATACAATCAAACCTGCTTTGTCGCTGTGGATGATATTTTTAGAGATTCTGACGAGAATTTATTATATAAAGATTATTTTCATCCCAATGACCGCGGCTATGAGCGGATGGCCAAGAAGATTTTTCAAACGATGAAAGGCGATAAATTAGCGGAATTAACGAATGATAAAATCATGTTTGTGAATGGGAGATAA